A window of the Juglans microcarpa x Juglans regia isolate MS1-56 chromosome 5D, Jm3101_v1.0, whole genome shotgun sequence genome harbors these coding sequences:
- the LOC121266425 gene encoding large ribosomal RNA subunit accumulation protein YCED homolog 2, chloroplastic, which produces MAEACRLVSARNINPGPSHYTAAKAKSLKPPRPPSQFSITRATSKRNDISLKNSSRGPRRLIKISTSDGRWQGKWNCDYLLSLRDLRLQDLLEDDEHKDAQVFINLCIQKHAGFGLSVDGRILTSFSRKCSICSSPYCREIDTTFNVWVLPSSRDNNENQLPEIGGDDPSVIYVKPGNEVDLDSLVQDSIRLTTSVKDTCSELCERSEPTLHCIAGQNVGSTDKRWSRLLELKNSYPNLKK; this is translated from the exons atggcagaAGCTTGCCGTCTGGTATCGGCAAGAAACATCAACCCAGGCCCCAGTCACTACACAGCTGCAAAGGCTAAATCCCTCAAGCCCCCCCGGCCACCATCTCAGTTTTCCATAACCAGAGCTACTTCAAAAAGAAATGACATCTCCCTG aaaaacagTAGCAGAGGTCCACGCCGTCTGATCAAAATATCAACCTCAGATGGGAGATGGCAAGGGAAATGGAACTGCGACTACCTTCTCTCTCTCAGGGACTTGCGGTTGCAAGATTTGCTGGAAGATGATGAACATAAAGATGCACAAGTTTTCATCAACCTCTGCATCCAGAAG CACGCTGGCTTTGGTCTTTCAGTCGATGGAAGGATTCTTACATCCTTCAGTAGAAAATGTAGTATCTGCTCTTCACCATACTGCAGAGAG ATTGACACAACCTTCAACGTATGGGTTCTACCATCAAGCAGGGATAATAATGAAAATCAACTACCTGAAATTGGGGGAGATGATCCATCA GTGATCTATGTTAAACCTGGAAATGAAGTGGACCTGGATTCACTAGTACAAGACTCAATCCGTCTTACCACATCAGTAAAA GATACTTGTTCGGAGTTATGCGAGAGATCAGAACCTACATTGCATT GTATTGCTGGACAAAATGTGGGTTCTACCGATAAGAGGTGGTCTAGACTCTTGGAGCTGAAGAATTCATATCCCAATTTAAAGAAGTAG
- the LOC121265617 gene encoding protein COFACTOR ASSEMBLY OF COMPLEX C SUBUNIT B CCB3, chloroplastic isoform X2, with amino-acid sequence MATSAHLFNHVQIKGWPALLSNRGNFHISEHFRSLTKRKSNRVSQLARCSSCFMKVVAFPSNELSQIDASLSGEPSDIHTVAELLKISIPETSSSNAAIDFMQRLILADLDPASAKLAIAFLGPFLPAFGFLFILRIVMSWYPKLPVGKFPYVIAYAPTEPLLIPTRKLIPPLGGVDVTPVVWFGLISFLNEILVGPQGLLVLLSQQVS; translated from the exons ATGGCGACTTCTGCTCACCTTTTCAATCACGTTCAAATCAAAG GATGGCCGGCACTGTTATCTAATCGAGGAAATTTCCATATTTCT GAACACTTCAGGAGCCTAACCAAAAGAAAGTCAAATCGGGTTTCACAACTTGCTCGATGTAGCTCGTGTTTTATGAAAGTTGTGGCTTTCCCCAGCAATGAATTGTCACAAATAGATGCATCTCTTTCAGGAGAGCCATCTGATATACACACAGTTGCAGAACTTCTCAAGATCAGCATACCAGAGACGTCATCATCGAATGCTGCTATAGATTTTATGCAGAGATTGATATTAGCCGACTTGGACCCCGCTTCTGCAAAACTCGCCATTGCATTTCTAGGCCCCTTTCTTCCAGCATTTGGCTTTCTGTTCATTTTGAGAATAGTGATGTCCTGGTATCCAAAGCTTCCTGTTGGAAAGTTCCCTTATGTAATAGCCTATGCTCCCACTGAGCCACTTCTCATCCCTACCCGAAAGCTGATACCACCCCTTGGCGGAGTTGATGTAACTCCTGTGGTCTGGTTCGGATTGATCAGTTTTCTTAATGAAATATTGGTGGGCCCACAAGGGCTTCTTGTCCTTCTTTCTCAACAAGTTAGCTAA
- the LOC121265617 gene encoding protein COFACTOR ASSEMBLY OF COMPLEX C SUBUNIT B CCB3, chloroplastic isoform X1, with protein MLINGCKLSRRQPASYPNPLGYTGVLTLKGEISPLHPPLSNSFWTLKWRLLLTFSITFKSKEHFRSLTKRKSNRVSQLARCSSCFMKVVAFPSNELSQIDASLSGEPSDIHTVAELLKISIPETSSSNAAIDFMQRLILADLDPASAKLAIAFLGPFLPAFGFLFILRIVMSWYPKLPVGKFPYVIAYAPTEPLLIPTRKLIPPLGGVDVTPVVWFGLISFLNEILVGPQGLLVLLSQQVS; from the exons ATGCTTATCAACGGATGTAAGTTGTCTAGACGTCAACCCGCTTCATACCCAAACCCGCTCGGATATACTGGGGTACTTACACTTAAGGGAGAGATAAGTCCCCTCCACCCCCCGCTCTCGAACTCTTTCTGGACGCTAAAATGGCGACTTCTGCTCACCTTTTCAATCACGTTCAAATCAAAG GAACACTTCAGGAGCCTAACCAAAAGAAAGTCAAATCGGGTTTCACAACTTGCTCGATGTAGCTCGTGTTTTATGAAAGTTGTGGCTTTCCCCAGCAATGAATTGTCACAAATAGATGCATCTCTTTCAGGAGAGCCATCTGATATACACACAGTTGCAGAACTTCTCAAGATCAGCATACCAGAGACGTCATCATCGAATGCTGCTATAGATTTTATGCAGAGATTGATATTAGCCGACTTGGACCCCGCTTCTGCAAAACTCGCCATTGCATTTCTAGGCCCCTTTCTTCCAGCATTTGGCTTTCTGTTCATTTTGAGAATAGTGATGTCCTGGTATCCAAAGCTTCCTGTTGGAAAGTTCCCTTATGTAATAGCCTATGCTCCCACTGAGCCACTTCTCATCCCTACCCGAAAGCTGATACCACCCCTTGGCGGAGTTGATGTAACTCCTGTGGTCTGGTTCGGATTGATCAGTTTTCTTAATGAAATATTGGTGGGCCCACAAGGGCTTCTTGTCCTTCTTTCTCAACAAGTTAGCTAA